CTCCTTCTAGATCACCTGAAGAAGAATGGTGACCAATCGTCTCAGCAGCCACTTGATCAAGCGTTGTTTCTCCAGATGACGTATTTGTTTTAAGGTTTGAAAAATCGCCAGTATATACATCAATGTCGCCACTACTTGTCTTCAAATCCCAAGTTTCTCCCGTACCACGATCAACGACAATATCGCCTGAGTTCGTCCCTGCCATTACATTCTCACCATCAATAACCGAAAGTGACAGGTCCCCAGATGTTGTCGATGCTCTCACGTCGCCACCATCAATATCAGCAAGCGACAAATGTCCTGATGTCGTCTGAATGTTCGTGTTTTCCATAGTTCTTCCTGGTAAGCTTACATACAATTTATTCCTCGTAAACATGCCAAAAGTCAACCACCCACGTCGATCATCATCAATCTCAATCCGCAATTCATTTGCTGCCTCATCTTCATTCACTTGGAGTGTTTCCTTCCCGACATATCGTATAAGAATGTCATCTCCAGATGTTTCTGATACATAAACATCTGTTGATTGACCAGTAATCGATAGCCTTTTGAAGTCTCCCGTAATCGTTCTCTCTTCTTCCGCTTTGGCGCTTTTCTCCATATTGATGAGTCCAGGGAACAAAATGTATATAGATAAAAGGACCCCAAGGGCTACTAATATAAAACCAGCCAATTTCCTTGTCATACGACACAACCTTTCTGAGCCATTCACATCTACCTTTAGTCTAACCAGCCCATCTCCTTCTGAAAAGCGCTTAAAGATGTACCCCTTCCTCAGTCTTTTGTATGAGAAGTCTCGGGTTGTGCGTAGAAGGAAGGGGATATTTCGTTCACTAGGATGAGCCCGTCGTATTGTTGTCTCGGAATAAACGTTTCTTCTGTCATCCCCCAATAGGAACCATTCAGTGGCATGACCATCCAACTGTTGGCTGGTGATAGTGTACTCGTCAAATCCACAAAAACGGGAGAAAACGGCGCTGTGTGCAACACGGATTCAATGCTATAGGAGGAATGGTCAGCATTGATCGGTGCAATTGCCCCATCATTTCTCATCGTCTCTCCTTTATAGCCAAATAAGCCGATATGATAGCTTTGACGCTTTAAATTCGCTGGCAGCAATTCACCCATTGTAGGCAAATAATCGCCGTTGTGAGGAACTGGCTCAAACGCTTGAATCATCAATGAATTGTTCTTTCGAATATGATAATTATGCCCCCAAATAATGATCTTTTCATTTGGATACAACTCATTAGCCATCCAGCTAATCGTGTTCGCCATCCCTTTGTCACGGAGATAGCTTGCATTTTCCTTTTTCGAGGAAGATGGATGAATATAGGAGGAGTTGGTTTGTTGATTCGCCCTAATTTGCGCCTCAAGCTCTGATGTTAGAAAACGAATGCGAAGGTCGATCACTTTATCAATACGTTTCATTTTATCTGAAGTAAGTTTTGTTGGATTTTCTAGATAAAACGTCGTCAAAAATTTCTCCATTTCGATGTATTTCGGAAGCAGCTCTTGAGCGATTTTCTTAGCTTGATGAAGGTCTGTTTCGTGATGGTATAATGCCCAACAAGCATCTTCAGTTCGTTGGATTTCAGCAGCGATTGTTGGATCGGTCTCACGAACCATATCACGGATGAATGCACCGAAATATGGATCAACCTGTGTATCAAATCCCGTAAAATGCAGAGGATGGTGGGTTTCAGATGTCTTTTCCATATATGAAAACAGGGCTTCTGTTTCTTCTGTGTGCCATGCCTTAGAAATGCCATGCTTCATGATGTTCATTGGCGATCCAAGTTCAGGACTTAGTATCGAAACAGCTTGACCTAATGGCGATTCAAATGCGACCACAGAAAATCCCATCTCTTTATGTAAGTAGCGAATAAGCTTTATTTTCACTTCGTTAAATTCTTTTGCCCCATGGGAAGATTCACCGAGCAAGACGATACGTTTATCTTTTAAAAGCGGCTTAAGAAACGCTAAATCAGTGTCTTCTTGGTGCTCTGATAGATCAATTCGTTCAGCAATTGATTCTATGCCCTTCGACCAGCGTGATTCTCGTTCTGCTTCAATTGGTTCTATATAAGCCATAGCTGGTGTGATCGTTCCAAAAACGATGCCTATAATGAATAAATAAATGAGTGCGTTTTTAAACATGGTCAATCACGCTCCGTCCTCTCTGGGATGATAAAAGGGAATTGTAAAGGTCTTTCTGCCGTGTGTTGCTATCCATCAAACAGTCTCTTACAATAAAAGAACATTATTTTGATGAAGGAGCAGCCAAAATGAAAGTCGGTCTTTTTGTTATGCTTGGTGGCGGCGTTGGTGCTTTATCACGTTACGGATTAATGCTTCTTTTTACAGACCTTTCCCTTATTGCGACGTTGACAGCTAACATTAGTGGCTCTTTCCTGCTCCCAGTCTTGATGCTTCGTATTCCTAATACTTGGCCGCAAGAATTAAAAATAGCACTTACTACTGGAATGATTGGCGGCTATACTACCTTTTCAACGTTTTCTTTTGAGGTTCTAACCTTTTTCCAACATGAGGAGTGGATTCAAGGCATAAGCTATGGCTCCGCAACGTTCCTTATCTGTTTTGTTGCATCCGCTGCTGGCTTTGCTTATGGATCTAAAGGCAGACCACAACAGAGGAAGCACATATGACCTTTCTTTATGTTGCTATTGGCGGTGCACTCGGTGCCTTGGCACGTTATTTAGTCGTTTTGATGATCCCAATGAAGCCATCTAAATTTCCACTAGCTACTTTAATTGTCAATCTTACAGGGTCTTTCTTTATCGGCATTTTCAGTACTTTAGCCCTCTCAAATTATACCTCTTTGCTCATCATTACAGGGGGGTTAGGAGGCTTCACCACGTATTCGACCTTTTCAATTGAAAGTTGGACGTTATGGCATGAAAAGCGCTACGTTGCGTTTATTGTTTATCTCACCACTTCTTTCGTCGGTGGAATTAGTGCTTGTGCCCTCGGTTGGTATGTAACGTTACTATTATCTGGTTTTTCTTGACGAACAGGACGTCGCCAATGTACAATGTTGATAACTATTCTCATTTAAAATACAACAAATATGGAGTGATAAAATTGCCATTTGAAGCCAAAAATACGACAGCTGGTCCAGTTGCAGAGGCTATTCGCAGTCGTCGATCTATTAAAACCAATTATTCGAAAGAACCAGTTCCTGGAGAACTCGTTCGTGACATTTTAGAGGACGCTGTTTACGCACCAAATCACGGTCTCCGCGAGCCTTGGCGCTTTTTATTTATCTCCTCTGAAAGAAAAGATGCGTTTGTCGAAGAACTCGTCACTCTTTTTCCACGAGACAGACAAGACAACCGTCGAGATTACTTTAGTCAGCCCTCTGCGTTTTTAGTGGTCGTTATGAAAGAGGACCCGCGACAGAAGGAAAACGAAGAGAATTACAGTGCGTGCGCTGCGCTTATCCAAAACTTTCAACTGCTTGCGTGGGAACGGAAGCTCGGTGTTTGCTGGAAAACACAACCCCATGTATGGGATCCAAAAGCACTTCGTATTCTAGGCGTTCAACCAGGTGAAAAAATTGTCGGCTTCCTTCACTTGGGCTTTTTTGATGACGAAAATGTTCCAGCGCCAAAAGAGCGAAGCCCGCTTGAGGAAAAACTTAGCTTCTTTTAAAGACTATTCGAGACACAAAGCCTTGGCAAGAGCGAAGTTGTCAAACTGACACGGAGCAAGGCCATACCTATAAATACTGCGAGCACTTGTTTTAAGGGATGCGATATGCATCCCTTTTTTATTTACGCATACGCTCCCCGAATGTGGTGATGAACATGTTGCTTATAAAACTCAGCTAAATCCTGCAGCTCTTTTTCTGAATAAGACGGTACATCGATGGCTTTTAACGTATCTTCCACTTGCTCTGGGCGCTTAAATCCTGGAATTGCACATGTTACCTCCTCATGATCTAGAATCCAGCGTAAAGCCGCTTGGGTCATGGAGCCCCTTCCTTCTGCAATCCATTTCAGTTGATCCGCTAACTGAACGCCTGTTTGTAACGTCAAACCAGCAAATGTCTCACCTACAGAGAAGCGCTCGCCATTTTTATTGAATTGCCTATGATCATTTTCCGCAAATGTACTATCTGTGGAAAATTTCCCTGTTAGCAATCCACTAGCTAACGGGACTCGGGCTAATATTCCAACACCTTGTTTATGAGCTTGAGGGAAGAGAGTCTCCAGCGGCAGCTGGCGAAAGATGTTAAAAATGACCTGTAATGCGCTAATTCCTTCATAACGCAATGCCTCATGCCCTTCCTCAATCGTTTCGACGCTTACCCCATACCCTCGTATTTTTCCTTCTTGCTTCAATTTTTCAAGGACGCTAAAAATGTTACCGTCTTTGAGAATGTGCAGCGGTGGGCAATGGATTTGATAAAGATCAATGCATTCCCGATCTAACTTTCGTAGCGAATCCTCTACAAAGTTTCTTACCGCATCTTCTTTGTATGTATTTGCATGCGTTTCATCGCCTTTACGACAAAACTTTGTGGCAATATAGATATTGTCCTTCCCCTTCGTCGCTTTTGCTAATAGCTCTTCCGCATGACCAAGGCCATAGACATCCGCCGTATCAAAAAAATTCACGCCAGCGTCCATCGCACGTGCCAAACCATTGAGTGCTTCTTGATCATTTGTTTGCCCCCATGATCCTCCAATTGCCCAAGTTCCGAAGCTTACTTCACTGACGTCAATACCAGTATTTCCAAGTGTACGATAGTTCAAGAGTTTATCCTCCTTGGCACTATTTTTTAAAACGCATTCTAACTATGTCACTTCTGCAATCGCTTGCGATTTTCCTGTTTCTATGTCGAAGCCCCCTATATCTTGTTTAGTTTTAGAAAGATGTGTGTCTCCGCTTAGAGGATTAAAACCGTTGACAAGCCAATCATGATCAAGTAACTTCAGCATTAGAGGTCTTTTTTAGATTGAGAAAATTTCTATGTGATTGATTAAAATTTGCAGCGTTGAGTGAGGAAGGATGATGATATGTTCCTAGGTCGTTCTACGAGACTAGATCGTTTTACAGCTCATGATACGGAGCTTTATCACATTTGGCGCAATGATGCGGAAGTGATGTCCTTAACACAGACACTTTTGGACAGCTATAGCTATGAGGAAACTGAACGACATGTCAATGGAATGTTACATCAGCAAGATGCGAAGAGGTATCTTATTCGCGACCGAGAAACGGACCAGCCCATTGGCTTAATTTCACTTCTTCAACTCGATTATGTAAACGCCAACGCAGAATGTACGATTGACATTGCTGAAAAATCGTATTGGGGCAAGGGATATGGTCGCGATGCAATGGATACGTTAATGCGTTACGCGTTTGATGAGCTCCGCCTACATCGTCTTTCATTGAAAGTGTTTTCCTATAATGATCGAGCCATTCGCCTCTATGAAAAGCTAGGATTTCAAGTCGAAGGTAGGCATCGAGACGCCATTTTTCGCAACGGTCAATACCACGACATCTTTTTTATGGCATGCTTATCCTCTGAATTTAGACGTCAATGAAAAAGAAGCGCCACGGCAACGGTGGTCGCTTCTTTCTTTAAATTCTTTTACGTGCGCTGGCCATAATACGCATTTTTGCCATGTTTGCGCAGGTAGTGTTTATCTAATAATGCTTGATTCATAGGTTGTATCCCCGGACGAAGTTGTTCAGAATGCATGGCAAGCTTCGCAACCTCTTCAAGAACGATGGCATTATCAAAAGCATTTTTAACACTGGTTCCCCAAACGAAAGGGGCATGCTCCTTCACAAGAACGCCTGGCACTTCTAAAGGATCTCTTCCAGTAAAGGTCTCAATAATAACATTGCCTGTTTCAAGTTCATAATCGTTAGCAATTTCATCATCGGTCATTGATCTCGTGCAAGGAATTTCGCCATAGAAGTAATCGGCGTGGGTCGTTCCAAGTGGTGGGATTGCTCGTCCTGCTTGCGCCCAGCATGTCGCCCATGAAGAATGTGTATGGACAACACCACCAATGCCTGGAAATGCACGGTACAAAGCAAGATGCGTCGCCGTGTCTGACGAAGGATTCAGCGTCCCTTCAAGTTGACGCCCATCCAAATCAAGCACAGGAAGATCATCGATCGTTAGCTCTTTATATCCGACACCGCTTGGTTTGATAACGACAAGACCAGACGCTCGATCGATCCCGCTAACATTCCCCCATGTGAGCGTCACCAGCCCCTCTTCTGGAAGGCGCTGATTTGCTCTGAGTACGTCCTGCTTTACTTGCTCAAGCATATGCAGTTCCTCCTTTCTCTAAAGGCTTACACCTCACTGTATTCAATGCCGAGAAGTTTACAAAAATGCTGCCATTTCCCACGATGATCTCCTAAATTGAGGCACTGATGATGGGTACCACCGTTTAATAACCACCCATTCAAACACTCTCGAACACCGTTATGAGGCTTGAAATGAAAGTATGGCATTTCAATCGCAGGCACTTCTTCCGTGTCAAGAATGTCACCATACGACACTACGAGTCGATAACGTTCTCCTTCTAGAGCAACAAGCGATACCAATGTTGCTGGTCCTGGCTCTCCCATAAATAGAACCGTAGGAGGATTATCCAGGCCGCCGATCCCTAGTTCACGATCAATGAGCTTAGGTTTACGATCCTTGCGTGCAACCTTCCAGTTTCCTTCGCCCATATGACTCATTAGAATTGAATCTCGCTCAAAATCCATCGCATACATTTCGGTAAAATGAGCGTCCCCAATAAGTGTATGACCAGCAGCAACGAGGGCTGCTGAGTTGGTATCGCCTTCAGCACCAAAGCCATACCCCTTTGCCATTAGATTTGACGCAGCTAAAATAGGAAGCTGACGGAACCGCTTGTCT
This genomic interval from Aureibacillus halotolerans contains the following:
- a CDS encoding nitroreductase family protein, producing the protein MYNVDNYSHLKYNKYGVIKLPFEAKNTTAGPVAEAIRSRRSIKTNYSKEPVPGELVRDILEDAVYAPNHGLREPWRFLFISSERKDAFVEELVTLFPRDRQDNRRDYFSQPSAFLVVVMKEDPRQKENEENYSACAALIQNFQLLAWERKLGVCWKTQPHVWDPKALRILGVQPGEKIVGFLHLGFFDDENVPAPKERSPLEEKLSFF
- a CDS encoding GNAT family N-acetyltransferase, giving the protein MFLGRSTRLDRFTAHDTELYHIWRNDAEVMSLTQTLLDSYSYEETERHVNGMLHQQDAKRYLIRDRETDQPIGLISLLQLDYVNANAECTIDIAEKSYWGKGYGRDAMDTLMRYAFDELRLHRLSLKVFSYNDRAIRLYEKLGFQVEGRHRDAIFRNGQYHDIFFMACLSSEFRRQ
- a CDS encoding fluoride efflux transporter FluC; translation: MKVGLFVMLGGGVGALSRYGLMLLFTDLSLIATLTANISGSFLLPVLMLRIPNTWPQELKIALTTGMIGGYTTFSTFSFEVLTFFQHEEWIQGISYGSATFLICFVASAAGFAYGSKGRPQQRKHI
- a CDS encoding DUF4097 family beta strand repeat-containing protein, which gives rise to MTRKLAGFILVALGVLLSIYILFPGLINMEKSAKAEEERTITGDFKRLSITGQSTDVYVSETSGDDILIRYVGKETLQVNEDEAANELRIEIDDDRRGWLTFGMFTRNKLYVSLPGRTMENTNIQTTSGHLSLADIDGGDVRASTTSGDLSLSVIDGENVMAGTNSGDIVVDRGTGETWDLKTSSGDIDVYTGDFSNLKTNTSSGETTLDQVAAETIGHHSSSGDLEGELLQGELTVRTSSGEVEVNVQQLNGNSSVQTSSGDVDWGVQETPASAELNVNSGSGSIDVEGVEQWQTQLNEEHSFQATIGNNESSLKVTTGSGDIELWVNE
- a CDS encoding erythromycin esterase family protein — encoded protein: MFKNALIYLFIIGIVFGTITPAMAYIEPIEAERESRWSKGIESIAERIDLSEHQEDTDLAFLKPLLKDKRIVLLGESSHGAKEFNEVKIKLIRYLHKEMGFSVVAFESPLGQAVSILSPELGSPMNIMKHGISKAWHTEETEALFSYMEKTSETHHPLHFTGFDTQVDPYFGAFIRDMVRETDPTIAAEIQRTEDACWALYHHETDLHQAKKIAQELLPKYIEMEKFLTTFYLENPTKLTSDKMKRIDKVIDLRIRFLTSELEAQIRANQQTNSSYIHPSSSKKENASYLRDKGMANTISWMANELYPNEKIIIWGHNYHIRKNNSLMIQAFEPVPHNGDYLPTMGELLPANLKRQSYHIGLFGYKGETMRNDGAIAPINADHSSYSIESVLHTAPFSPVFVDLTSTLSPANSWMVMPLNGSYWGMTEETFIPRQQYDGLILVNEISPSFYAQPETSHTKD
- a CDS encoding L-ribulose-5-phosphate 4-epimerase, encoding MLEQVKQDVLRANQRLPEEGLVTLTWGNVSGIDRASGLVVIKPSGVGYKELTIDDLPVLDLDGRQLEGTLNPSSDTATHLALYRAFPGIGGVVHTHSSWATCWAQAGRAIPPLGTTHADYFYGEIPCTRSMTDDEIANDYELETGNVIIETFTGRDPLEVPGVLVKEHAPFVWGTSVKNAFDNAIVLEEVAKLAMHSEQLRPGIQPMNQALLDKHYLRKHGKNAYYGQRT
- the crcB gene encoding fluoride efflux transporter CrcB — its product is MTFLYVAIGGALGALARYLVVLMIPMKPSKFPLATLIVNLTGSFFIGIFSTLALSNYTSLLIITGGLGGFTTYSTFSIESWTLWHEKRYVAFIVYLTTSFVGGISACALGWYVTLLLSGFS
- a CDS encoding aldo/keto reductase, whose product is MNYRTLGNTGIDVSEVSFGTWAIGGSWGQTNDQEALNGLARAMDAGVNFFDTADVYGLGHAEELLAKATKGKDNIYIATKFCRKGDETHANTYKEDAVRNFVEDSLRKLDRECIDLYQIHCPPLHILKDGNIFSVLEKLKQEGKIRGYGVSVETIEEGHEALRYEGISALQVIFNIFRQLPLETLFPQAHKQGVGILARVPLASGLLTGKFSTDSTFAENDHRQFNKNGERFSVGETFAGLTLQTGVQLADQLKWIAEGRGSMTQAALRWILDHEEVTCAIPGFKRPEQVEDTLKAIDVPSYSEKELQDLAEFYKQHVHHHIRGAYA